The DNA window AACCTGCCGAACGCACGGCGCATCAATCGACTGAGGCTGAACGGCCACACCGACCGAGAAAGTGCTGCGGTGCTTTCCCGGACAATTCGGGTGCAGCCCTGCCCAAGACGCGGCCGGCTGACAATGCAACACCGGATTTCTCGACAACAGCTGGATCTCCGCGGGCATCCGCGCGACGGGGACCACGACAATTTTTGGGACGGCAGACAAACCATGAAAATTCTTCTTCTCGCGACAGCCATCATTCTCGCGCCGGCCGGCATGGCGTGCGCGGCTGACATCAATGATGCTTCGTCTGCCGGCTACGACTGGTCCGGCCTCTATGCCGGCGTTCATTTCGGCTACGCGGCCGGAAAGTCCAATCTCTTCATCGCCGGCGCTGGCAGTGGGGGCACCGACATCAACAGTTCCATGGATCCGGACGGTTTTATTGGCGGCATCCACATCGGTTTCAATCAGGAAATGGCGAACCGCTTCGTGCTCGGTGCCGAGGCTGATATTGCGTACAATGCTGTGGATGGACTGACGACCTTCCCTGGTAGCGGCACGTTGCTCAAGAGCGAAATCAAATGGTCGGGTTCGGCGCGGCTGCGGGCCGGTTATGCTTTCGATCGGACCTTGCCCTTCATCACTGCCGGCGCGGCCGCGGCCAAGTATGAAGTGACCGGGATCACCGGCGGCCCCGGCGGCGACATACTGATCCACGACAAAACCCATGTTGGCTGGACGGTTGGAGCCGGCGTTGAGCACGCTTTCACCGACAGGTGGATCGCTCGGGCCGAATATCGCTACTCCGATTTCGGCAGCCAGGACCTCTCGATAACAACTGGTCTTGGCTCGGCATCGAGCGTCGATCTGCGGACGCACGATGTCCGGGCCGGCCTCAGCTACAAGTTCTGATCTGGCGGGCCGAACAGAACCCCGCGGCGACCTTTTCGCCGCGGAACGCAGCATCTTTTTGGGATAGCAAGCAAACGATGAAAACCATTCTTCTTGCCACGGCCTTCATCCTCGCACCTGTCGGCATGGCGTCCGCGGCGGATACCGGCGCGGTCTTGCCTGTTGCGGCCACCTACAACTGGTCCGGCGCCTATGTCGGTGCGCAGGCCGGGTATGCCTGGGGGGACGCGAGGGTCGGGCAGACCTTTGCGCCCGGCAGCTTCGATAATTATGGCTGGGGCTACAGTCCGTCCGGCGGTTTCGGCGGCTTCTATGCCGGCTATATCGAGCAGTTCGACGGCGGACTGGTTCTTGGCGTCGAGGGCGACTACAGCTTCGCAAGCGTGAAGGGCACCACGCGCTATCGGGAGCTCGGGGTTGACGACCCTGCCTTTGGCGGCGAGCTCAAGCTGGATTCGGTTGGCTCCGTGCGCCTGAGAGCCGGCTACGCGATGGACCGGTGGCTGCCTTTTGTCACCGGAGGCCTGGCGGTGGCAAGCTACAAGCACACCACCGTCGACATTCCCGGCGGTCCCTACGCGGACGCCAGAGATACAGTGGCCGGCTATACGCTGGGCGCCGGCGCCGAATACGCCGTCACCGACAATTGGGTGGTTCGCGGCGAATACCGGTTCGCCGATTTCGGCCGCCACACGTCACGGCGGCACTTCATCTCTGATGGAGCCCCGCTCGGCCCCGAAGAGATCGAACTGACGACGCACGACCTCCGCATCGGCGTCGCTTACAAATTCTGACCGGCATTCCCGGATCGAACAAGATCGCTGAAGCTGCCAAATCTCCCCCAGGTGGGGGAGATTGCGCTCAGCCGCGTTCGCCGATCACCGCCATCACTCCCTCTTGTGGACTTCGCCAAAATACCACCCATATTGAGTCCATGGAGCTTTGAGCGTGACCTTCGCGCGGGTGGCCCTTCTTGCCGTGGCCTTCGTTGTCGCGGCTGTCTTTTCTCCCCTCTCTTCGGCCGGGAGCGAGAAGGTTGCGCTGAGCGTCGCGATCGACGGCGCCATCGGGCCGGCAAGCACAAGGCAGCTCGAGGAAGCGCTCGATATCGCTGCCAAGCGGGACGCCGAAGTCCTCATCCTTCAACTCGATACGCCCGGCGGGCTGGTCACCTCGATGCGCGAGATGATCGCCGACATCCTCGCTTCGCCGGTGCCTGTCATCGGCTATGTCGCGCCGGCCGGCGGCCATGCGGCGAGTGCCGGCACCTACATCCTCTACGCCACCCATGTCGCGGCGATGGCGCCGGGAACCAATCTGGGCGCGGCGACGCCGGTCGAGATGGGCGGGCTGCCGTCGCTTCCGGGCGGCGACAAGGACAACGGCCCGGCCAAGGACGAGAAGGACGCCACCGGGCGGCCGGCGGGCGACGCGATGATGGCCAAGGTGACCAATGACGCGG is part of the Mesorhizobium loti genome and encodes:
- a CDS encoding porin family protein; its protein translation is MKTILLATAFILAPVGMASAADTGAVLPVAATYNWSGAYVGAQAGYAWGDARVGQTFAPGSFDNYGWGYSPSGGFGGFYAGYIEQFDGGLVLGVEGDYSFASVKGTTRYRELGVDDPAFGGELKLDSVGSVRLRAGYAMDRWLPFVTGGLAVASYKHTTVDIPGGPYADARDTVAGYTLGAGAEYAVTDNWVVRGEYRFADFGRHTSRRHFISDGAPLGPEEIELTTHDLRIGVAYKF
- a CDS encoding porin family protein, encoding MKILLLATAIILAPAGMACAADINDASSAGYDWSGLYAGVHFGYAAGKSNLFIAGAGSGGTDINSSMDPDGFIGGIHIGFNQEMANRFVLGAEADIAYNAVDGLTTFPGSGTLLKSEIKWSGSARLRAGYAFDRTLPFITAGAAAAKYEVTGITGGPGGDILIHDKTHVGWTVGAGVEHAFTDRWIARAEYRYSDFGSQDLSITTGLGSASSVDLRTHDVRAGLSYKF